A genomic window from Aricia agestis chromosome 8, ilAriAges1.1, whole genome shotgun sequence includes:
- the LOC121729716 gene encoding cap-specific mRNA (nucleoside-2'-O-)-methyltransferase 2, with amino-acid sequence MFHRSENIFSPQKLFRSDDIEDELTELFNKKYKFEKNYEWELPKQETWFTVPPWKVRSLETLKSRLNFHKSQLNDFSIEEWSSHTRRRNPAGEVGWKIRCVINPEFLTQAWTKFYECASTYNIIPRDAVTSKNMVSLHLCEAPGAFITSLNHFLKQNHRDIQWKWMANTLNPYYEGNSPSNMISDDRFMFHTLDNWDFGVDNTGNLMSWENSQAIIRRAKSLGEVLLVTADGSIDCLQRPDAQEELTSPLHYCEIITALQALSPGGTLIFKLFTIFENSTVCLLYLLNHLFKEVNIYKPATSRQGNSEVYAVCLQYQDRVNLDMFIPVLKNSYGTDMYSQRALFPLELIPESFLKQIEECALYFCSLQCKVINNNLQAYIMQKNMALHRYIKKIRGTVASEFIWKYNLKPLEYEHEILKGILHEENKINTNPRYHRGSYTERQLYSKMSLKEKSKSLNAFLQAELLSNPLTLINEVRWIYADSASKIDLVYIYGYPLQRINSSKFILVPIFKVYQQILAEEEFMEILMYYQSKAQENAVPVTGNDTEPKVLMLPFFNENNNYYVYEKNCFNSLLSLLKQLEAGNTLVLQNFNTLTHFNVGILYILAKACFEKTGFTSNGSIILSNFLENSAIDLLDIINSECDRVRNNTEEDILNVLPVQVTNVGDFFINIVFYNNTFYRNKCVEYLYTIEQSL; translated from the exons atgttTCATAGATCAGAAAACATCTTCTCACCACAAAAATTGTTTCGAAGCGATGATATTGAAGACGAGCTCACTGAACTGTTCAATAAGAAATATAAATTCGAAAAGAACTACGAGTGGGAGCTACCTAAACAAGAGACGTGGTTTACTGTTCCTCCTTGGAAAGTTAGATCACTAGAAACATTAAAATCCAGACTTAATTTTCACAAGAGTCAACTCAATGATTTCAGTATTGAAGAATGGAGTAGTCACACTAGAAGACGAAACCCGGCCGGAGAAGTCGGGTGGAAGATTCGCTGCGTAATTAATCCGGAGTTTTTGACTCAAGCTTGGACGAAATTTTACGAATGCGCCAGCACCTACAACATCATCCCTCGCGATGCTGTTACTTCTAAAAATATGGTGTCTCTCCATCTTTGCGAGGCGCCCGGAGCCTTCATAACGTCTTTAAACCACTTCCTCAAGCAGAACCATCGAGATATACAA tggAAATGGATGGCAAACACACTTAATCCATATTATGAGGGTAATTCTCCATCAAACATGATTAGTGATGACCGGTTCATGTTCCACACTCTGGACAACTGGGACTTTGGTGTGGACAACACGGGAAACCTCATGAGTTGGGAAAATTCTCAGGCCATAATCAGAAGGGCCAAAAGCCTAGGGGAG GTATTACTTGTGACTGCAGATGGTTCCATAGACTGTTTACAACGACCTGACGCCCAAGAGGAACTTACATCACCACTTCACTACTGCGAAATTATAACTGCTTTGCAGGCACTGAGTCCAG GTGGGACATTGATATTCAAATTATTCACAATATTCGAAAATTCCACTGTGTGCTTACTTTACCTGCTCAATCATCTATTCAAAgaagtaaatatttacaaaccTGCAACTTCACGTCAAGGAAATTCTGAGGTGTATGCTGTATGTCTTCAGTACCAGGACAGAGTCAACCTTGACATGTTTATACCAGTATTAAAAAACTCATACGGCACCGACATGTACAGTCAGCGAGCACTGTTCCCTTTGGAATTGATCCCAGAATCATTCTTGAAACAAATAGAGGAGTGCGCCTTGTACTTCTGCTCATTACAGTGCAAGGTGATCAACAATAATCTTCAGGCCTACATCATGCAGAAAAACATGGCACTACACAGATACATAAAGAAGATAAGAGGCACAGTCGCATCCGAGTTTATTTGGAAATACAATCTCAAACCTCTCGAATATGAACATGAGATACTCAAGGGTATTCTTCATgaggaaaacaaaataaacacaaatCCGAGGTACCACCGGGGATCCTACACGGAGAGACAGCTCTACTCAAAGATGTCATTGAAAGAAAAGTCAAAGAGTTTGAATGCTTTCCTCCAGGCTGAACTCTTATCAAATCCATTGACTTTGATCAATGAAGTCAGATGGATATACGCAGATTCTGCTTCCAAAATTGATCTGGTGTATATATATGGCTATCCACTGCAGAGGATCAACAGCTCAAAGTTTATCCTCGTACCTATATTCAAAGTTTACCAACAGATATTGGCCGAGGAGGAGTTTATGGAGATTTTGATGTACTACCAATCTAAAGCTCAAGAAAATGCTGTACCAGTTACAGGAAATGACACTGAACCAAAGGTACTAATGCtacctttttttaatgaaaacaataattactatgTATATGAAAAGAATTGTTTCAACTCTCTGCTTAGTTTGTTGAAGCAGTTAGAAGCTGGCAACACCTTGGTGTTGCAGAATTTTAACACTTTGACTCACTTTAATGTGGGTATTCTGTATATTCTTGCTAAGGCATGTTTTGAGAAGACTGGTTTTACATCAAACGGAAGTATAATTCTGAGCaattttttagaaaattctGCTATTGATCTCCTTGATATAATAAATTCTGAGTGTGACAGAGTAAGAAATAATACAGAAGAAGATATTCTGAATGTTTTGCCAGTTCAGGTCACTAATGTtggagatttttttattaatattgtattttataataacacTTTCTACAGAAATAAGTGTGTTGAATATCTGTATACTATTGAGCAATCACTCTAA
- the LOC121729720 gene encoding 60S ribosomal protein L23a-like, which yields MPPKKQPEKSASGASKPAEKKTSKTPAAAPKAASASAAPKPATAKTPAPAPKAASAAKPAAAPKSAAAPKPAPAKAAAKPAEKKAAVPAAKAGSAKAAALKVKSSAKPSAKKAASAAKSKPKPAATKLKIAPKPKKTGIKGQKKVVKPVVKALKTQRKVVKGEHGKRVRQIRTSVHFRRSKTFEAPRNPKYPRKSLPKRNRMDAYNIIKYPLTSEAAMKKIEDNNTLVFIVHTSSNKHHIKAAVKKLYDINVAKVNTLIRPDGKKKAYVRLARDYDALDVANKIGII from the coding sequence ATGCCTCCTAAAAAGCAGCCAGAGAAATCAGCCTCTGGGGCCTCAAAGCCCGCAGAGAAGAAAACTTCCAAAACCCCAGCAGCGGCTCCTAAGGCCGCTTCTGCCAGTGCTGCACCCAAGCCAGCTACTGCTAAGACACCGGCACCAGCTCCTAAAGCCGCATCGGCTGCCAAACCAGCAGCAGCTCCCAAGAGTGCCGCAGCCCCCAAGCCCGCGCCAGCGAAGGCAGCGGCCAAGCCCGCTGAAAAGAAGGCCGCCGTTCCTGCAGCTAAGGCCGGATCAGCTAAAGCCGCTGCCCTCAAAGTCAAGTCCAGTGCTAAACCTTCAGCGAAGAAAGCAGCGTCAGCAGCAAAATCAAAGCCAAAGCCAGCTGCGACTAAGCTTAAGATTGCACCAAAACCGAAGAAAACTGGCATCAAAGGGCAAAAGAAAGTTGTGAAGCCAGTAGTTAAAGCTCTTAAGACTCAAAGGAAGGTAGTGAAGGGTGAACATGGGAAACGCGTGCGTCAGATTCGCACATCAGTGCACTTCAGGAGGTCCAAGACTTTTGAAGCCCCACGTAACCCCAAATACCCAAGGAAGTCACTTCCTAAAAGAAACCGAATGGATGCTTACAACATCATCAAATATCCCTTGACATCTGAAGCTGCCATGAAGAAAATTGAAGATAACAATACCTTGGTATTCATCGTTCACACCAGCTCCAATAAGCATCATATTAAAGCAGCGGTCAAGAAACTATATGACATCAATGTCGCTAAAGTGAACACTCTCATCAGACCTGACGGCAAGAAGAAGGCATATGTACGTCTAGCGAGAGATTATGATGCACTAGATGTTGCCAACAAAATAGGCATCATATAA
- the LOC121729717 gene encoding RNA-binding protein 45-like, which translates to MNYSSKNPDRQEEKPPHSRLFVVCSRNLKEKDLRSRFEKFGTIEDIHMPKDRGTGEPKGFAYIKYAKTSSAAAAIQELHMKVAEGDSKPMKVMLAINRNGGPTQNENDDDYRRLFIKVDKDVTESQVRLYFSKFGRVESVHVLKDKATDVGKGFAYVVYKTFHDAAVAYEECDKIYKPMFAAPRNGLKRSRNSLDDISSPRSFQNEKYSMQRCELPNKLESGHSGQDFSAVVVKCSPQLPQKYIESLFNVIPGMLRCQYSVDAYNGISTAIITYAESKYAAFAVERLNHFQFPSGEIITVKPDNNTLVEAAEVLTSMVNNFKHAIDRGTPDLAHLADAIAQASTLIKAATNISTSSKQENTDFQCSVNLPPKKELANINSKVAQRLFIICKPQPPPIYILRDLFSRFGDMIDVSTFPNKTFGFVKYASISAAQDAIKTLNGATVCGIRLKVLEADEKPVREEDVKMGDKTEDDTMNTKRKRLDTENTGDI; encoded by the coding sequence atgAATTATTCGTCAAAGAATCCTGATCGACAAGAAGAGAAACCACCTCACTCCAGATTATTTGTCGTTTGCAGCAGAAACTTAAAAGAAAAAGATCTAAGAAGTAGATTTGAAAAGTTTGGTACCATCGAAGATATCCATATGCCAAAAGATCGAGGCACGGGGGAACCAAAAGGATTCGCTTACATCAAATATGCTAAGACTTCGTCAGCCGCCGCTGCAATTCAAGAACTTCACATGAAAGTTGCAGAAGGTGATTCAAAACCCATGAAAGTCATGCTCGCCATAAATAGAAATGGTGGACCCACTCAAAATGAAAACGACGATGACTACAGACGGCTTTTTATCAAAGTCGATAAAGACGTAACTGAGAGTCAAGTAAGACTTTACTTTTCAAAGTTTGGCCGTGTCGAATCTGTTCATGTGCTTAAAGACAAGGCAACCGATGTTggtaaaggatttgcttatgtCGTTTACAAAACTTTTCACGATGCAGCTGTAGCTTACGAGgaatgtgataaaatatacaaaccTATGTTTGCCGCACCCAGAAATGGGTTGAAGCGCAGTAGAAACAGTCTAGATGACATTTCAAGCCCGAGGAGCTTTCAGAACGAGAAATACAGTATGCAAAGATGTGAACTCCCAAATAAACTGGAGTCTGGTCATTCTGGCCAAGATTTTTCAGCTGTTGTTGTAAAATGTAGTCCACAGCTCCCTCAAAAGTATATAGAAAGTTTGTTCAATGTTATACCTGGTATGCTAAGGTGCCAGTATTCTGTAGATGCATATAATGGCATCAGTACAGCTATTATAACCTATGCCGAATCAAAGTATGCAGCTTTTGCAGTAGAAAGGCTCAATCATTTTCAGTTTCCGTCGGGTGAAATTATAACTGTAAAACCTGACAACAATACTCTAGTAGAAGCCGCTGAAGTTCTCACAAGTATGGTAAATAACTTTAAGCATGCCATTGATAGAGGTACACCAGATCTTGCACACCTAGCAGATGCCATCGCCCAAGCTTCCACGTTAATAAAAGCAGCAACAAACATAAGCACAAGTAGCAAACAGGAGAATACGGACTTTCAATGCAGTGTTAATTTGCCtccaaaaaaagaattagcgaataTCAATAGCAAAGTTGCCCAGAGACTGTTTATTATTTGTAAGCCCCAACCTCCTCCAATTTACATTTTAAGAGACTTATTCTCTAGGTTTGGTGACATGATAGATGTCTCTACATTTCCAAACAAGACTTTTGGGTTTGTCAAATATGCCTCTATAAGTGCAGCGCAGGACGCAATAAAAACACTAAATGGAGCCACGGTTTGTGGTATAAGACTCAAAGTATTAGAAGCAGACGAAAAACCTGTTAGAGAAGAAGATGTTAAAATGGGTGACAAAACTGAAGACGATACAATGAACACTAAACGAAAAAGACTGGATACTGAGAATACTGGTGACATTTGA
- the LOC121729721 gene encoding uncharacterized protein LOC121729721, protein MMDYQSKFSNDFAEYLNSMVKLDELQKMTENLDQELKDSQSVLNEIKNVFDNLPTANVQSCNSGQDNVSQILAADVPKLLFPGETKTTNDIDLDRLIATMRLYVEDLKKNFAVPEPREQQAPPPIDNLDLTPYASSLDQLVKQISKMKLSAPETQRNDELEAKLNHLCQDVNLFTQMVEAKTKLSETNKNWAPIQQENLSLCYDDMISNLLSRINEVTYLLKTKN, encoded by the exons ATGATGGATTATCAAAGCAAATTTAGTAACGATTTTGCGGAGTACCTTAACTCGATGGTCAAATTGGATGAATTACAAAAAATGACTGAAAATTTGGATCAAGAACTGAAGGACTCCCAAAGTGTtctaaatgaaattaaaaacgtttTCGACAACTTACCAACCGCCAATGTGCAATCCTGTAACAGCGGTCAAGATAATGTTTCGCAGATACTTGCCGCCGACGTTCCAAAACTTCTGTTCCCGGGCGAGACAAAAACTACGAACGACATAGACCTGGACAGGCTCATCGCCACCATGAGACTTTACGTGGAGGACCTAAAGAAGAATTTCGCCGTGCCAGAACCCAGGGAGCAGCAAGCTCCACCGCCTATCGACAACTTGGACTTAACGCCGTACGCATCGAGTCTGGATCAACTGGTGAAACAGATTTCCAAGATGAAATTGAGTGCCCCCGAAACACAAAGGAACGACGAGTTGGAGGCGAAGCTAAACCACCTCTGCCAAGATGTGAACTTGTTCACACAG ATGGTTGAAGCTAAAACCAAGTTGagtgaaacaaacaaaaattggGCACCCATACAACAAGAAAACTTGTCTCTGTGCTATGATGATATGATCAGCAACCTACTATCAAGAATAAATGAGGTGACATATTTGCTCAAGACTAAGAACTAA
- the LOC121729590 gene encoding cylicin-1-like gives CTKKKSYDFINYYEPSVDSKLSGNKQSQHHEEIETNKENVIKEEKKHDKKKNKRKNESIDVSNIDQSSTNINANISFNSSKVTSTPKAAIKTLGEKVKSIMKSIPTAAEDSLDRAEDDTSNAKSRRKKRNKSVSFMLDDAKPEAKKSKSNTSEQSTNEEVPKKKDKKNKLSKFNSGKENKLSNTKLKMELDEGKASIQHFDAEETTSENQVSNAKIKKKKSKKIVKSDIEEAEIGNEEDNKIKKKKKRQSKETAVAFGEEPAPKSSRKTEKPDMIAESLENLNLGSNAHTLTDLIDQMTVADKSNKKKKLKGKKDKAKNDKTKKEDTKDDEEAKEKIKWTKKKWNKGRRDFIHVDRIQTSVIIENLPLTAMFSYKNILSEHFSNCGQIKQIGIAELYPGENPKPVFNTTILFDTEDAATKALEEDNTLLEGNRIRVKRPLPYNQTTIVVRTYAELTEQTLSTMFSSAGRIRKIKLLVKGKKLSSTAFIEFDSAEAVERAVKSVEGVLINRKKVNVFKYQDEYGRKENNKGGIHESDS, from the exons tgtacaaaaaaaaaaagttacgatTTTATAAACTACTACGAGCCCTCTGTGGACAGCAAGTTATCAGGTAATAAACAGTCACAACACCATGAGGAAATAGAGACAAATAAGGAAAACGTAATTAAAGAAGAAAAGAAGCACGATAAGAAGAAAAATAAACGGAAAAACGAAAGTATAGATGTATCAAATATTGATCAAAGCAGTACCAACATTAATGCCAATATATCCTTTAATAGCTCTAAAGTAACATCTACTCCAAAAGCCGCCATAAAGACTCTCGGTGAAAAAGTTAAATCCATTATGAAATCAATACCAACAGCAGCTGAGGATTCGTTAGACCGAGCTGAAGATGACACTTCTAATGCAAAGAGTAGGCGTAAGAAGAGAAATAAATCTGTAAGCTTTATGTTGGATGATGCTAAACCTGAGGCCAAGAAGTCTAAATCCAATACATCCGAGCAATCGACAAATGAAGAAGTCCCAAAAAAGAAAGATAAAAAGAATAAGTTGTCAAAGTTCAACAGTGGTAAGGAAAATAAATTAagcaatacaaaattaaagatgGAATTAGATGAAGGTAAAGCAAGCATACAACATTTTGATGCTGAAGAAACAACTTCAGAGAACCAAGTAAGTAAtgcaaaaattaagaaaaagaaGTCAAAAAAGATTGTGAAATCAGATATTGAAGAGGCAGAAATAGGAAATGAGGAGGATAACAAAatcaagaagaagaaaaagagaCAGTCAAAAGAAACTGCCGTAGCATTTGGTGAAGAGCCAGCTCCCAAAAGTAGCAGAAAAACTGAAAAGCCTGACATGATTGCAGAAAGCTTAGAAAACTTAAATCTAGGAAGCAATGCACACACTTTGACTGACCTCATTGACCAAATGACAGTTGCCGACAAAAGTAACAAGAAAAAGAAACTAAAAGGAAAAAAAGATAAGGCTAAAAATGATAAGACAAAAAAGGAGGACACAAAGGACGATGAGGAAGCTAAAGAAAAAATCAAATGGACAAAAAAGAAGTGGAATAAAGGAAGGAGAGATTTCATTCATGTAGACAGGATACAGACTTCAGTTATCATTGAAAATTTGCCTCTCACTGCAATGTTTTCCTACAAAAATATTCTGTCTGAACATTTTAGTAACTGTGGTCAGATCAAGCAAATAGG TATTGCTGAATTGTATCCAGGTGAAAATCCTAAGCCAGTTTTTAATACCACCATATTATTTGACACAGAAGATGCTGCAACCAAG GCATTAGAAGAAGACAACACATTATTGGAGGGGAACAGGATTCGAGTTAAGCGCCCATTGCCTTACAACCAGACAACCATTGTTGTGAGAACTTATGCTGAGTTGACAGAACAAACATTGAGTACTATGTTCAGTAGTGCAGGCCGCATCCGCAAGATCAAACTACTGGTGAAAGGAAAGAAATTGAGTT CGACTGCATTCATAGAGTTCGATAGTGCTGAGGCTGTTGAACGCGCTGTTAAGTCTGTTGAAGGTGTACTGATCAATCGAAAGAAAGTTAATGTTTTTAAGTATCAAGATGAATATGGTaggaaagaaaataataaaggtGGTATTCATGAAAGTGATTCGTAA
- the LOC121729719 gene encoding DNA-directed RNA polymerase I subunit RPA49-like, whose protein sequence is MSKLQITEVCPKGTTYPLIANFLHGNPTDHFMAEECLLLKNEENNLKTVLTKVDNLLYVGDEEEDALSKTFIVKRNRNTGKVQILDAGIVNLKPVIYDNNDVTSMEVNNLELSRKFGSKKQKQIMEQREKLKVNVETVTEQMQNVTQEITEDTLDLSAYQNTNSDDFYIPTIDREATKAEDVYKVENMLTEAQYDIIISEIDGKECTADLLPICQEVLARKTLSEKLNVLLIYADCLLKLYAKPARDITKKNYVIMPHSATLNEICLSNFTSMSNGRRVRSGPYKDKTLCHAIVFLLLINNLKIELNSLCETLKLSPATASTKARVTGASIATVGGKKVVQLKLPLNTKKIFRRKSAKF, encoded by the coding sequence ATGAGTAAATTGCAAATCACCGAAGTGTGTCCGAAAGGTACAACATATCCTCTTATTGCAAATTTTCTACATGGTAATCCAACAGACCATTTTATGGCAGAAGAATGTTTACTCCTTAAAAACGAagagaataatttaaaaacggTTCTGACAAAAGTTGACAATCTTCTATACGTTGGCGATGAGGAGGAAGACGCTCTAAGTAAAACTTTCATTGTAAAGAGAAACAGAAATACGGGCAAGGTTCAAATTTTAGATGCCGGCATTGTTAACCTAAAACCTGTAATTTATGACAACAATGACGTTACTTCCATGGAAGTTAATAATCTAGAGTTAAGTAGAAAATTTGGATCAAAGAAACAAAAACAGATTATGGAGCAACGGGAAAAACTGAAAGTCAACGTGGAGACCGTAACAGAACAAATGCAAAACGTCACACAAGAAATAACCGAGGATACTTTAGATTTATCAGCATATCAAAACACAAATTCTGATGATTTCTACATACCCACTATAGATCGTGAAGCAACAAAAGCTGAGGATGTTTATAAAGTTGAAAACATGCTAACAGAAGCTCAGtacgacataataatatctgaaatagatggCAAAGAGTGTACAGCAGATCTGCTTCCCATCTGTCAGGAGGTCTTAGCAAGAAAAACATTATCAGAGAAATTAAATGTTTTACTCATTTATGCCGATTGCTTGTTGAAACTATATGCAAAACCAGCAAGAGATATAACAAAGAAGAATTATGTTATAATGCCACATTCGGCCACGTTGAATGAAATTTGTTTGTCAAACTTTACATCTATGTCCAATGGAAGGAGGGTCCGGTCGGGGCCCTACAAGGACAAGACACTGTGCCATGCTATAGTGTTCctgttattaataaataatttaaaaattgagcTTAATAGTCTTTGTGAGACTTTGAAATTATCTCCAGCTACTGCTTCTACTAAGGCCAGGGTGACGGGAGCATCCATAGCCACGGTTGGTGGCAAAAAAGTTGTACAACTGAAACTCCCACTAAACACAAAGAAAATATTCAGAAGGAAAAGTGCcaaattttag